A single region of the Streptomyces sp. NBC_01803 genome encodes:
- a CDS encoding arginine repressor, giving the protein MTDERHPAGNGPAVPQTRTARHRRIVEILNRQAVRSQSQLAKLLADDGLHVTQATLSRDLDELGAVKIRNTGGELIYAVPSEGGFRTPRVPLGESAKEERMARLAGELLTSAEASANLVVLRTPPGAAQFLASAIDQAEVHDILGTIAGDDTLLLISRDPTGGQSLADHLLRLAQKQKELPEDEEDEEN; this is encoded by the coding sequence ATGACCGACGAGCGGCACCCGGCCGGAAACGGCCCGGCCGTGCCCCAGACGCGGACGGCCCGGCACCGCCGGATCGTCGAGATCCTCAACAGACAGGCGGTGCGGTCCCAGAGCCAGCTCGCCAAGCTGCTCGCCGACGACGGGCTGCACGTCACGCAGGCGACGCTCAGCCGTGACCTGGACGAGCTGGGAGCGGTGAAGATCCGCAACACCGGGGGAGAGCTGATCTACGCCGTGCCCAGCGAGGGTGGCTTTCGCACTCCCCGGGTGCCGCTCGGGGAGTCCGCCAAGGAGGAGCGGATGGCCCGGCTGGCGGGGGAGCTGCTGACCTCCGCCGAGGCGTCCGCGAACCTGGTCGTGCTGCGCACCCCGCCCGGGGCCGCCCAGTTCCTCGCCTCGGCCATCGACCAGGCCGAGGTGCACGACATCCTGGGCACCATCGCCGGGGACGACACCCTGCTGCTGATCAGCAGGGACCCGACCGGCGGGCAGTCCCTGGCGGACCATCTGCTGCGGCTGGCACAGAAGCAGAAGGAGCTCCCGGAGGACGAGGAGGACGAGGAGAACTGA
- a CDS encoding ATP-binding protein, whose product MDRDSALADLERVRAARHGAGARGVVMLHGPAGSGKSALAARWLGQIADTYPDGQLTTDLSYATAPGDVLGAWLRALGEPVPGSTAGRMADWRSVTATRRLAIVVEGTVDAGRVRPLLPTGTGCLTVVTGRDPLPALDAAGAAFYRVGPLDETAARDLLTHGLDPDRIDGGGRDAPRATAVGPPGSVPTPRAGPRFRCGSAVLRGEPVRAAGVTTRAGPQRTASHGSSVPARA is encoded by the coding sequence GTGGACCGCGACAGTGCCCTGGCGGACCTGGAACGGGTACGGGCCGCACGCCACGGGGCCGGTGCCCGTGGCGTGGTGATGCTCCACGGCCCGGCCGGGAGCGGCAAGAGCGCGCTGGCGGCCCGCTGGCTCGGGCAGATCGCCGACACCTACCCCGACGGACAGCTCACCACCGACCTGTCCTACGCCACCGCGCCGGGGGATGTGCTGGGCGCGTGGCTGCGCGCCCTGGGCGAACCCGTCCCCGGCAGCACCGCTGGCCGCATGGCGGACTGGCGCAGCGTCACCGCCACCCGGCGCCTTGCCATCGTGGTGGAAGGCACCGTCGACGCCGGCCGGGTGCGGCCGCTGCTGCCGACCGGTACCGGCTGCCTGACCGTGGTCACCGGCCGGGACCCGCTGCCCGCCCTCGACGCGGCCGGCGCCGCGTTCTACCGGGTCGGCCCCCTCGACGAAACCGCCGCGCGGGACCTGCTCACCCACGGCCTGGACCCCGACCGGATCGACGGCGGCGGACGCGACGCTCCCCGGGCCACAGCGGTCGGTCCGCCCGGCTCCGTCCCCACACCGCGCGCGGGGCCGCGTTTCCGGTGCGGGAGCGCGGTCCTACGCGGTGAGCCGGTGCGCGCGGCCGGTGTGACCACGCGCGCCGGACCACAGCGCACGGCGTCTCACGGCTCGTCCGTGCCCGCACGCGCGTGA
- a CDS encoding phosphotransferase enzyme family protein: MTAEGEKAEGEALVGGMVNAGAVFRHGALVERPAPRTARTLHVHLLALKEHGFDAAPRPIRLTADGREQLTFIPGNVALPPFPRWVMTEAALRSVGSLLRRLHDASAAIAVDACVEWPRSLADPAGGTMLCHNDVCPDNVVFRDGHAAALIDFDLAAPGRAVWDVAMTARYWIPMLDPMSAAVLYPAGLDAPARLRILADSYGLSPRERAELPGVIEQATASCRAFVADRMADGDPVYTQALSERGGWQRWDRIQEWLMAHHGMFTAALLG; the protein is encoded by the coding sequence ATGACGGCTGAGGGCGAGAAGGCAGAGGGTGAAGCCCTGGTCGGCGGCATGGTGAACGCGGGCGCGGTCTTCCGCCACGGTGCCCTGGTGGAACGCCCAGCGCCGCGCACCGCGCGCACCCTCCATGTCCATCTCCTCGCGCTCAAAGAGCACGGGTTCGACGCGGCTCCGAGGCCGATCCGTCTCACCGCAGACGGCCGCGAGCAGCTGACCTTCATCCCCGGCAACGTCGCTCTACCGCCGTTTCCGCGCTGGGTGATGACCGAGGCCGCGTTGAGATCGGTGGGGAGCCTGCTGCGACGCCTGCACGACGCCAGCGCCGCCATCGCGGTTGACGCATGCGTCGAGTGGCCCCGATCCCTGGCCGACCCGGCGGGAGGAACAATGCTGTGCCACAACGATGTGTGCCCGGACAACGTCGTCTTCCGCGACGGCCATGCCGCAGCCCTGATCGATTTCGACCTGGCGGCCCCCGGCCGAGCCGTATGGGACGTCGCCATGACCGCCCGCTACTGGATTCCCATGCTCGATCCCATGTCCGCGGCAGTTCTCTATCCCGCGGGGCTGGACGCCCCGGCCCGACTGCGGATCCTCGCCGACAGCTACGGCCTCTCCCCGCGGGAGCGGGCTGAACTGCCCGGCGTCATCGAACAGGCCACCGCATCCTGCCGGGCCTTCGTCGCTGACCGAATGGCCGACGGTGACCCCGTCTACACCCAGGCGCTGTCCGAGCGCGGTGGTTGGCAGCGTTGGGACCGCATCCAGGAGTGGCTGATGGCTCACCACGGGATGTTCACGGCTGCCCTGTTGGGATGA
- a CDS encoding polyprenyl synthetase family protein, giving the protein MTTVSDTADEQRTAREALRRARALLDPALRDWVRRLPAPIARVASYHFGWTDSAGRPESAPGGKALRPALVFACAEAVGAPAEAALAPAVAVELVHNFSLIHDDILDGDATRHHRATAWRVFGSSSALLAGDALLIHATRVLTEQHGPDMAATGVRWLSEATTQLIEGEYTDLAFEERSHVTLAECLAMTERKTAVLLACSCALGALWGGGSPQRTEALRRFGTHLGIAFQLADDLLGIWGDPAVTGKPAGADLTVRKKSLPVVAALDSGTDAGRRLAELYGGPDRPDPAAPDPAETARLTALVEEAGGRAWAEETAGEQLRLALDCLRTADIPPPAAAPLAALARLASRRDH; this is encoded by the coding sequence ATGACCACGGTCTCCGACACGGCCGACGAGCAGCGCACCGCCCGGGAGGCCCTGCGCCGGGCCCGCGCCCTGCTCGACCCGGCGCTGCGCGACTGGGTGCGGCGCCTGCCCGCGCCGATCGCGCGCGTCGCCTCCTACCACTTCGGCTGGACGGACAGCGCCGGCCGCCCCGAGAGCGCGCCCGGCGGAAAGGCCCTGCGGCCCGCGCTCGTCTTCGCCTGCGCCGAGGCCGTCGGCGCCCCGGCCGAGGCCGCGCTCGCCCCGGCCGTCGCCGTGGAGCTGGTGCACAACTTCTCACTGATCCACGACGACATCCTGGACGGCGACGCGACGCGCCATCACCGGGCCACCGCCTGGCGGGTGTTCGGCTCCTCCAGCGCGCTGCTGGCCGGCGACGCGCTGCTCATCCACGCGACGCGGGTGCTGACCGAACAGCACGGGCCGGACATGGCGGCCACCGGCGTCCGCTGGCTGAGCGAGGCCACCACCCAGCTCATCGAGGGAGAGTACACCGACCTCGCCTTCGAGGAGCGCTCCCATGTCACGCTCGCAGAGTGCCTGGCCATGACGGAGCGGAAGACCGCCGTGCTGCTGGCCTGTTCGTGCGCGCTGGGCGCCCTGTGGGGCGGCGGCTCCCCGCAACGGACGGAGGCGCTGCGGCGGTTCGGCACCCACCTCGGCATCGCCTTCCAACTCGCCGACGACCTGCTCGGCATATGGGGCGACCCGGCGGTCACCGGCAAGCCGGCCGGGGCCGATCTGACGGTCCGCAAGAAGTCCCTGCCGGTCGTCGCCGCGCTCGACTCGGGCACGGACGCCGGGCGCCGGCTGGCCGAGCTGTACGGCGGGCCGGACCGGCCGGACCCGGCCGCCCCCGACCCGGCCGAGACGGCGCGGCTGACCGCGCTCGTGGAGGAGGCCGGGGGCCGGGCCTGGGCCGAGGAGACGGCCGGGGAGCAGCTGCGCCTGGCCCTGGACTGCCTGCGCACGGCGGACATCCCGCCCCCGGCCGCCGCGCCCCTGGCCGCCCTCGCCCGGCTCGCCTCGCGACGGGACCACTAG
- a CDS encoding TIGR02452 family protein, whose translation MWERPGLREAAAGNERIVAAGWYTAPGGGRVEIGAAVARAAAGSALFGPEPVPGVSDAAAPGGPGARPVFEVTGETSLAAARRLAGAAGGPVAVLNFASARNPGGGYVKGAKAQEEDLCRASALYTCLLRVPEFYAAHRAAGDPFYSDRVIHSPGVPVFRDDAGTLLDEPYEAGFLTAAAPNAGVVAERAPGRAPDLPAALRTRAERVLEVAAVTGYRRLVLGAWGCGVFRNDPAVVAGAFRALLTGVGRFARHFDRITFAILDRHDPSPTRNAFTAAFPAA comes from the coding sequence ATGTGGGAGAGACCAGGGCTGCGCGAGGCCGCGGCCGGCAACGAGCGGATCGTCGCCGCCGGGTGGTACACGGCGCCCGGCGGCGGCCGGGTGGAGATCGGCGCGGCCGTCGCGCGCGCGGCGGCGGGGAGCGCGCTGTTCGGCCCGGAGCCGGTACCGGGGGTGTCGGACGCGGCGGCGCCGGGTGGCCCCGGCGCGCGGCCGGTGTTCGAGGTGACCGGGGAGACCAGCCTGGCCGCCGCGCGCCGGCTGGCCGGGGCGGCGGGCGGGCCGGTGGCGGTGCTGAACTTCGCCTCGGCCCGCAATCCGGGCGGCGGATATGTCAAGGGAGCCAAGGCACAGGAGGAGGACCTGTGCCGGGCCTCCGCCCTCTACACGTGTCTGCTGCGGGTGCCGGAGTTCTACGCGGCCCACCGGGCGGCGGGCGACCCGTTCTACAGCGACCGTGTGATCCACTCGCCGGGTGTGCCGGTCTTCCGCGACGACGCCGGGACGCTGCTCGACGAGCCCTACGAGGCCGGGTTCCTCACCGCCGCCGCGCCCAACGCGGGCGTCGTCGCCGAGCGCGCGCCCGGCCGCGCGCCGGACCTCCCGGCGGCGCTGCGCACGCGGGCCGAACGGGTGCTGGAGGTGGCCGCCGTCACGGGCTACCGGCGGCTGGTCCTGGGGGCGTGGGGCTGCGGCGTCTTCCGGAACGACCCGGCCGTGGTGGCCGGGGCGTTCCGCGCGCTGCTGACCGGCGTCGGCCGGTTCGCCCGGCACTTCGACCGGATCACCTTCGCGATCCTCGACCGGCACGATCCCTCGCCCACCAGAAACGCCTTCACCGCCGCGTTCCCCGCCGCATAG
- a CDS encoding pyridoxamine 5'-phosphate oxidase family protein, whose product MGKTYDRIDGRLRTFIEEQRVFFTATAPLAGDGTVNLSPKGLTGSLAVLDERTVAYLDFAGSHAETIAHLRENGRVTLMWCAFSGPPTVVRVHGRGEPVFRDDPRWAGLLAHFPAIDPSDHGLRAIVVVTAELIRDSCGFAVPYLSYEGDRPLHGSRFGRETDETLDAYFRARTHNGTSIDGLPGLPLPLPPTPPTTSGV is encoded by the coding sequence ATGGGCAAGACTTACGACCGCATAGACGGCAGGCTCAGGACGTTCATCGAGGAACAGCGCGTCTTCTTCACGGCCACCGCCCCGCTCGCGGGGGACGGCACCGTGAACCTCTCCCCCAAGGGCCTCACCGGCTCGCTCGCGGTGCTGGACGAGCGCACCGTCGCCTATCTCGACTTCGCCGGCAGCCACGCCGAGACCATCGCCCATCTGCGGGAGAACGGCCGCGTCACGCTCATGTGGTGCGCCTTCTCCGGGCCGCCCACCGTCGTCCGGGTGCACGGGCGCGGCGAGCCGGTCTTCCGGGACGACCCGCGCTGGGCCGGGCTGCTGGCGCACTTCCCCGCCATCGACCCGTCCGACCACGGACTGCGGGCCATCGTCGTCGTGACCGCCGAGCTGATCCGGGACTCCTGCGGGTTCGCCGTGCCGTATCTGTCGTACGAGGGCGACCGCCCGCTGCACGGCTCCCGCTTCGGGCGCGAGACGGACGAGACGTTGGACGCCTACTTCCGCGCCCGGACGCACAACGGGACCAGCATCGACGGTCTGCCGGGCCTGCCCCTCCCCCTGCCGCCGACCCCGCCCACGACGTCGGGGGTCTGA